A window of Silurus meridionalis isolate SWU-2019-XX chromosome 4, ASM1480568v1, whole genome shotgun sequence contains these coding sequences:
- the slc22a17 gene encoding solute carrier family 22 member 17 — MTSPPSPLTSPCPCPPPPPSLPSSPAPSSPAPSTAPVPPSLPPTGEVMVMALGRRKQRLFIALSILPNLFLAFLLSSDSLVTLSSPHHCHLSVSNPTEEVLNASLPWEKGTREGESGGLSQCTQYLFVNGTRSGVVNCEAGWDFNVTEGLRNNIVTEWNLVCSQYWLVPVEEVCFILGILIGSLGLGYAADRLGRLKTLLISLTLSVVFGIMVCVSPSPPMFIAMRFCLAAATAGVYLTLYIARLELCDPSLRLLVTMIAGLTTVAGELLLLGVAVGCPTWRGLIGTGAAPLSLFLCFGIPGVFPESPRWLLLSEWASDMNSFREHSERQREDDSFTELESESPQNGRPHLSFPELLQSRNIWKNMCVLGFTSFISHGISHCYSSFRGDVRGTTSSFYWTYLLSVCAGGGAWLLLWATVDRCGRRGILLLAMTMTGLASLILLGLMEYLSESAITVFSVMGLFSSQAAASLCVLFTAEIMPTIIRGSGLGAILALGCVGRLSSPLMDLRNHYGYFLHHVVYSSLALLAVLSILLLPESKRKPLPQTLADGEQYRRPPLGRKRRDNVPLLATPNPET; from the exons ATGACGTCCCCACCCTCTCCTCTGACCTCCCCTTGTCCATGTCCTCCTCCCCCTCCCTCCCTGCCCTCGTCCCCGGCCCCGTCCTCTCCTGCGCCCTCCACGGCCCCGGTGCCTCCTTCTCTGCCCCCTACAGGTGAAGTAATGGTGATGGCCCTGGGACGGAGGAAACAGAGACTATTCATCGCACTTTCCATCTTGCCCAACCTCTTCTTGGCATTTCTGCTGTCTTCTGACTCACTGGTGACCCTGTCATCACCCCATCACTGTCACCTGTCTGTGTCTAACCCCACAGAAGAAGTGCTAAACGCCTCACTGCCCTGGGAGAAGGGTACTAGGGAAGGAGAAAGTGGGGGGCTTTCCCAGTGCACCCAGTACTTGTTTGTTAATGGCACTCGCTCTGGTGTAGTGAACTGTGAAGCTGGGTGGGACTTTAATGTCACAGAAGGCCTGAGGAATAACATTGTCACTGAG TGGAATCTGGTGTGCTCTCAGTATTGGCTGGTCCCAGTGGAGGAAGTGTGCTTCATCCTGGGAATCCTCATAGGCAGCCTGGGCCTTGGATATGCTGCTGATCG ACTGGGCCGACTGAAGACCCTGTTGATCTCTCTCACGTTGTCTGTGGTTTTtggtataatggtgtgtgtgtctccatcaCCCCCCATGTTCATCGCCATGCGCTTCTGCTTGGCTGCTGCCACTGCCGGCGTTTATCTCACTCTGTATATTGCAC GTTTGGAACTATGTGACCCTTCACTGCGTCTCCTGGTGACCATGATTGCAGGACTGACAACAGTTGCTGGGGAGCTCTTATTGTTGGGAGTAGCTGTTGGATGCCCGACGTGGAGGGGGTTGATTGGAACCGGCGCAgcacctctttctctcttcctatGTTTTGG TATTCCAGGTGTCTTTCCAGAGTCTCCACGTTGGTTATTGCTCTCAGAGTGGGCAAGTGACATGAACTCGTTCCGTGAACACAGCGAGCGACAAAGAGAAGATGACAGCTTCACAG AGCTGGAGTCGGAGTCCCCACAGAATGGTCGTCCCCACTTGTCCTTTCCAGAACTACTCCAGAGCCGAAACATATGGAAAAACATGTGTGTGCTGGGGTTTACCTC GTTCATCTCTCATGGCATTAGTCACTGTTACAGCTCCTTCAGGGGCGATGTCCGAGGCACGACTTCCAGTTTCTATTGGACCTAcctgctgtctgtctgtgcagGGGGTGGAGCTTGGCTGTTGCTCTGGGCAACAGTGGACCGGTGTGGTCGCCGTGGAATCCTCTTGCTGGCCATGACGATGACGGGGCTTGCCTCTCTCATTCTACTGGGCTTGATGGAGT ATCTGAGCGAATCAGCCATTACGGTGTTCTCCGTGATGGGCCTGTTCTCATCGCAAGCTGCTGCATCTCTGTGTGTCCTCTTTACTGCTGAAATCATGCCCACTATCATTAG GGGAAGCGGGTTGGGTGCTATCCTGGCTCTTGGCTGCGTGGGTCGACTTAGCTCTCCTTTAATGGACCTGCGCAACCACTACGGCTATTTCCTGCACCATGTTGTCTATTCTTCTCTTGCCCTGCTGGCTGTCCTGTCCATTCTGCTGCTTCCAGAGAGCAAACGGAAGCCCCTGCCACAGACACTGGCTGACGGAGAGCAATACAGGCGCCCGCCACTAGGCCGGAAGAGGAGGGACAACGTTCCTTTGCTTGCCACACCAAATCCAGAGACCTAG
- the LOC124385230 gene encoding myosin-7 — MSDAQMAEFGAAASYLRKSDRERLEAQTRPFDMKRQCFVPDTEEEFVKGTIISRDGDKVTCETEKGKTVVVKECDVHPQNPPKFDKIEDMAMFTFLHEPAVLFNLKERYAAWMIYTYSGLFCVTVNPYKWLPVYNQEVVVAYRGKKRSEAPPHIFSISDNAYQYMLSDRENQSILITGESGAGKTVNTKRVIQYFASIAAGGFKRDANDKRGTLEDQIIQCNPALEAFGNAKTIRNDNSSRFGKFIRIHFGATGKLASADIETYLLEKSRVTFQLKAERDYHIFYQILSQKKPELLEMMLITANPYDYAFISQGETQVASINDADELMATDEAFDVLGFTQEEKNSIYKLIGAIMHYGNMKFKQKQREEQAEADGTEDADKAAYLMGLNSADLIKALCHPRVKVGNEWVTRGQNVQQVYYATGALSKAVYEKMFLWMVVRINQSLDTKQPRQYFIGVLDIAGFEIFDFNTFEQLCINFTNEKLQQFFNHHMFVLEQEEYKKEGIEWTFIDFGMDLQACIDLIEKPMGIMSILEEECMFPKASDATFKAKLYDNHLGKSANFQKPRIVKGKPEAHFALVHYAGTVDYNINNWLVKNKDPLNETVVGLFQKSTMKLLSVLFANYAGADSVMGDAGTGEKKKEKKKKGSTFQTVSALHRENLNKLMTNLRSTHPHFVRCIIPNETKTPGAMENPLVMHQLRCNGVLEGIRICRKGFPNRILYGDFKQRYRILNPAAIPDGQFIDSRKGAEKLLGSLDIDHNQYKFGHTKVFFKAGLLGLLEEMRDDRLALIITRFQACARGLLSRVEFQKMVERRDALLVIQWNVRAFMGVKNWPWMKLYFKIKPLLRSAEAEKEMANMKEEFLKLKEAYAKSEARRKELEEKMVTLLQEKNDLQLQVQAEQDNLCDAEERCEGLIKNKIQLEAKCKELTERLEDEEEMNAELTAKKRKLEDECSELKKDIDDLELTLAKVEKEKHATENKVKNLTEEMAALDEIIAKLTKEKKALQEAHQQALDDLQSEEDKVNTLTKAKAKLEQQVDDLEGSLEQEKKLRMDLERAKRKLEGDLKLTQENIMDLENDKQQLEERMKKKDFEISQLNSKIEDEQAMASQLQKKLKELQARIEELEEELEAERAARARIEKQRADLARELEEISERLEEAGGATAAQIEMNKKREAEFQKLRRDLEEATLQHEATAATLRKKHADSVADLGEQIDNLQRVKQKLEKEKSELRLELDDVVSNMEQIVKSKTNLEKMCRTLEDQMIEYRTKFEEGQRSINDFNMQKAKLQTENGELTRQLEEKDSLVSQLTRCKQSYTQQIEDLKRQLEEEVKAKNALAHAVQSARHDSDLLREQYEEEQEAKAELQRSLSKANSEVAQWRTKYETDAIQRTEELEDAKKKLAQRLQDAEEAVEAVNAKCSSLEKTKHRLQNEIEDLMVDVERSNAAAAALDKKQRNFDKVLAEWKQKYEESQSELESSQKEARSLSTELFKLKNSYEESLDHLETMKRENKNLQEEISDLTEQIGETGKSIHELEKIRKQLEQEKAEIQTALEEAEASLEHEEGKILRAQLEFNQVKADIERKLAEKDEEMEQAKRNHQRMVDTLQSSLESETRSRNEAMRLKKKMEGDLNEMEIQLNQANRQASEAQKQLKSLHGHMKDIQLQLDDALRANDDFKENIAIVERRNNLLQAELDELRALVEQTERGRKLAEQELLDVSERVQLLHSQNTSLLNQKKKLEGDTAQLQTEVEDAVQECRNAEEKAKKAITDAAMMAEELKKEQDTSAHLERMKKNMEQTIKDLQHRLDEAEQIAMKGGKKQVQKLEARVRELENEVEIEQRKASESIKGIRKYERRIKELTYQNEEDRKNLARLQDLVDKLQLKVKSYKRTSEEAEEQANSHLTKFRKLQHELDEAEERADIAESQVNKLRAKSRDIGSKKTHDEE; from the exons ATGTCGGATGCTCAGATGGCAGAGTTCGGGGCTGCAGCCTCATACCTGAGAAAATCCGATAGAGAGCGTCTCGAGGCCCAAACTCGGCCTTTTGACATGAAAAGGCAATGTTTTGTTCCTGATACGGAAGAAGAATTTGTTAAAGGAACAATTATCAGTCGTGATGGAGACAAGGTTACTTGTGAGACTGAGAAAGGAAAG ACTGTGGTTGTCAAGGAGTGTGATGTTCACCCTCAGAACCCGCCAAAGTTTGATAAAATTGAGGACATGGCGATGTTCACCTTCCTGCATGAACCTGCTGTTCTGTTTAACCTCAAAGAGCGTTACGCAGCCTGGATGATCTAC ACCTACTCAGGGCTTTTCTGTGTCACTGTCAACCCCTACAAGTGGCTGCCAGTGTACAATCAAGAAGTTGTCGTTGCCTACAGAGGCAAGAAGAGGAGTGAAGCTCCTCCTCACATCTTCTCCATTTCTGATAACGCCTACCAGTACATGCTTTCAG ACAGAGAAAACCAGTCTATCCTAATCAC TGGAGAATCCGGTGCTGGAAAGACTGTGAACACCAAGAGAGTCATCCAGTACTTTGCCAGCATCGCAGCTGGTGGTTTTAAGAGGGATGCCAATGACAAAAGG GGTACTCTGGAGGATCAAATCATCCAGTGTAACCCTGCTCTGGAGGCTTTTGGAAATGCTAAGACCATCCGAAATGACAACTCATCCAGATTT GGCAAGTTTATCCGGATCCACTTCGGTGCCACTGGCAAACTGGCCTCTGCTGATATTGAGACCT ATCTTCTAGAGAAGTCTCGTGTGACTTTCCAGCTCAAGGCTGAGAGAGACTACCATATCTTCTATCAGATCCTGTCTCAGAAGAAACCTGAGCTGCTAG AAATGATGCTTATTACTGCCAACCCTTATGATTATGCCTTTATCTCCCAAGGAGAGACTCAAGTAGCCTCTATTAATGATGCTGATGAGCTTATGGCTACTgat GAAGCTTTTGATGTGCTGGGCTTTACCCAAGAGGAAAAGAACAGCATCTACAAGCTGATTGGTGCTATTATGCACTACGGCAACATGAAGTTCAAGCAGAAGCAAAGGGAGGAGCAGGCTGAAGCTGATGGCACTGAGG ATGCTGACAAAGCAGCTTATCTGATGGGCCTAAACTCCGCTGATCTCATTAAGGCTCTGTGTCACCCCCGAGTCAAAGTAGGAAACGAGTGGGTCACTAGAGGCCAGAATGTCCAGCAG GTGTACTATGCCACTGGAGCATTGTCAAAAGCAGTGTATGAGAAGATGTTCCTTTGGATGGTTGTAAGAATTAACCAGTCTCTGGACACCAAGCAGCCTCGCCAGTACTTCATCGGTGTGCTTGATATCGCTGGCTTTGAGATCTTTGAT TTCAACACCTTTGAGCAGCTGTGCATCAACTTCACTAATGAGAAGTTGCAGCAGTTTTTCAACCACCACATGTTTGTGCTGGAGCAAGAAGAATACAAGAAAGAGGGTATTGAGTGGACATTTATTGACTTTGGCATGGACTTGCAGGCTTGTATCGATCTCATTGAAAAG CCCATGGGTATCATGTCCATCCTTGAAGAGGAGTGCATGTTTCCCAAAGCCAGTGATGCCACATTCAAAGCTAAGCTTTATGACAATCACTTGGGCAAATCTGCTAACTTCCAGAAGCCCAGGATTGTAAAAGGGAAACCAGAGGCTCATTTTGCCCTGGTTCACTATGCTGGCACTGTTGACTACAACATTAACAACTGGCTGGTGAAGAACAAGGATCCACTCAATGAGACTGTTGTAGGACTTTTCCAGAAATCCACTATGAAATTGCTTTCTGTCCTTTTTGCTAATTACGCTGGTGCTGATTCAG TTATGGGAGATGCAGGTACaggtgaaaagaaaaaggaaaagaagaaaaagggcTCTACTTTTCAGACTGTTTCTGCCCTACATAGG GAGAATTTAAACAAGCTGATGACCAACCTGAGATCAACTCATCCTCATTTTGTGCGCTGCATCATCCCCAATGAGACAAAGACTCCAGGAGCCATGGAGAATCCTCTGGTAATGCACCAGCTGCGCTGTAACGGTGTACTGGAGGGCATCAGGATCTGCAGGAAGGGCTTCCCCAACAGGATCCTGTATGGTGACTTCAAACAAAG ATATCGTATTTTGAATCCTGCTGCTATTCCTGATGGCCAGTTCATTGACAGTAGGAAGGGAGCTGAGAAACTGTTGGGTTCATTGGACATTGACCATAATCAGTACAAGTTTGGACACACTAAg GTGTTCTTCAAGGCTGGTCTCCTGGGTCTACTGGAAGAGATGAGAGATGATCGACTTGCTCTAATTATTACTCGTTTTCAGGCATGTGCTAGAGGTCTTCTCTCAAGAGTTGAGTTCCAAAAGATGGTTGAACGCAG GGATGCCTTGCTTGTGATCCAGTGGAATGTCCGTGCATTCATGGGGGTAAAGAATTGGCCCTGGATGAAACTCTACTTTAAGATTAAACCATTGTTGAGGTCAGCAGAAGCAGAGAAAGAGATGGCCAACATGAAGGAAGAATTCCTGAAATTAAAAGAGGCTTATGCTAAATCGGAAGCCCGTAGAAAGGAGCTTGAGGAGAAAATGGTTACACTTCTCCAAGAGAAAAATGACTTGCAACTCCAAGTCCAAGCT gAGCAAGACAATCTCTGTGATGCTGAGGAGCGATGTGAAGGTCTAATTAAGAACAAAATCCAACTTGAAGCAAAGTGCAAAGAGTTGACAGAGAGACTGGAAGATGAAGAGGAAATGAATGCTGAGTTGACAGCTAAAAAGAGAAAGCTAGAAGATGAATGTTCTGAACTGAAAAAAGATATTGATGATCTGGAGCTTACTCTTGCTAAAGTGGAGAAGGAGAAACATGCCACTGAAAACAAG GTTAAAAACCTGACTGAGGAAATGGCAGCTCTTGATGAAATCATTGCCAAGCTGACCAAGGAGAAAAAAGCTCTCCAGGAAGCACATCAGCAAGCACTGGATGATCTGCAGAGTGAGGAGGACAAAGTCAACACTCTGACCAAAGCCAAAGCTAAACTTGAGCAGCAAGTTGATGAT CTTGAGGGATCACtggaacaggaaaagaaactgCGCATGGACCTTGAGAGAGCAAAGAGAAAACTTGAAGGCGACTTAAAATTGACTCAGGAGAATATTATGGACCTGGAAAATGACAAGCAACAGCTGGAGGAAAGGATGAAAAA GAAAGACTTTGAGATCAGCCAGCTCAACAGCAAAATCGAGGATGAACAAGCAATGGCATCCCAACTCCAGAAGAAACTTAAAGAGTTGCAG GCCCGCATAGAAGAACTGGAAGAAGAGTTGGAGGCTGAGAGAGCTGCTCGTGCAAGGATTGAGAAACAAAGGGCAGATTTGGCTCGGGAACTGGAGGAGATCAGTGAGAGGCTAGAGGAGGCTGGTGGTGCCACTGCTGCCCAGATTGAAATGAACAAGAAGAGAGAGGCTGAGTTCCAGAAACTGCGTAGGGACCTTGAAGAGGCCACCCTGCAACATGAGGCCACTGCTGCgactttaagaaaaaaacatgctgacAGTGTAGCAGACCTGGGAGAGCAGATCGACAACCTTCAGAGAGTGAAGCAGAAGCTTGAGAAGGAGAAGAGTGAACTGAGACTAGAGCTGGATGATGTGGTCTCCAACATGGAGCAGATTGTTAAGTCCAAG ACAAACCTTGAAAAGATGTGCAGGACACTTGAGGACCAGATGATTGAGTATAGAACTAAGTTTGAGGAGGGACAACGCAGCATCAATGACTTCAACATGCAAAAAGCTAAACTGCAAACAGAGAATG GTGAACTCACAAGACAACTGGAGGAAAAGGATTCCTTGGTCTCTCAGCTGACCAGATGCAAGCAGTCTTATACACAGCAGATTGAGGATCTCAAGAGACAACTtgaagaggaagtgaag GCAAAGAACGCCTTGGCTCATGCAGTGCAGTCGGCTCGTCATGATTCTGACCTGCTCAGAGAGCAGTatgaggaggagcaggaggcaAAGGCTGAGCTACAGCGCAGTCTCTCCAAAGCAAACTCTGAGGTAGCTCAGTGGAGGACCAAATATGAAACTGATGCTATCCAGAGAACAGAAGAATTGGAGGATGCAAA AAAGAAATTGGCTCAGCGGCTGCAAGATGCAGAAGAAGCTGTGGAAGCTGTAAACGCTAAATGCTCCTCTCTGGAGAAGACCAAACACAGACTGCAGAATGAGATTGAAGACCTCATGGTTGATGTTGAAAGATccaatgctgctgctgctgctctggaCAAGAAGCAAAGGAACTTTGACAAG GTCCTGGCTGAGTGGAAGCAGAAATATGAAGAGTCACAGTCTGAACTGGAGAGCTCCCAAAAGGAGGCCCGATCTCTAAGCACTGAGCTTTTCAAACTAAAGAACTCATATGAGGAGTCACTTGATCATCTGGAGACCATGAAGAGGGAGAATAAAAACCTCCAAG AGGAAATTTCTGACCTCACTGAGCAAATTGGCGAGACTGGCAAAAGCATCCATGAACTGGAGAAAATCCGTAAACAACTGGAGCAGGAAAAGGCAGAAATTCAGACTGCTCTTGAGGAAGCTGAg GCTTCTCTTGAGCATGAAGAAGGAAAGATCTTGCGGGCCCAACTGGAGTTCAACCAGGTGAAGGCCGACATTGAACGTAAACTGGCTGAAAAAGATGAGGAGATGGAGCAGGCCAAGAGGAATCACCAAAGAATGGTGGACACCCTGCAAAGCTCTCTAGAGTCTGAGACTCGTAGCAGAAATGAAGCTATGAGGCTAAaaaagaagatggagggagaccTAAATGAAATGGAGATCCAGCTGAACCAGGCTAACAGGCAGGCTTCAGAGGCTCAGAAACAACTCAAGAGTCTCCATGGACATATGAAG GATATACAACTGCAGCTGGATGATGCTCTCCGTGCTAATGATGATTTTAAAGAGAACATTGCTATCGTGGAAAGACGCAACAATCTGCTGCAGGCTGAACTGGATGAACTGAGAGCCCTGGTAGAGCAGACCGAGAGAGGTCGCAAACTGGCTGAGCAAGAATTGCTGGATGTCAGTGAGAGGGTTCAGCTACTGCACTCTCAG AACACCAGCTTGCTGAACCAGAAGAAGAAACTAGAGGGAGACACTGCTCAGCTGCAGACTGAGGTAGAGGATGCAGTCCAAGAGTGCAGGAATGCTGAAGAAAAAGCCAAGAAGGCCATTACTGATGCTGCCATGATGGCAGAAGAGCTGAAGAAGGAACAGGACACCAGTGCTCACCTGGAGCGCATGAAGAAAAACATGGAGCAGACCATTAAAGACCTCCAGCACCGTCTGGATGAAGCTGAGCAAATCGCCATGAAAGGTGGCAAGAAGCAGGTCCAGAAGCTGGAGGCCAGG GTAAGGGAGCTTGAAAATGAGGTGGAGATCGAACAGAGAAAAGCCAGTGAATCTATAAAAGGAATCCGAAAATACGAAAGACGGATCAAGGAGCTTACCTACCAG AATGAAGAAGACCGTAAGAATCTGGCTCGTCTACAAGACCTGGTAGACAAACTGCAGCTGAAAGTCAAGTCCTACAAGAGAACTTCAGAGGAAGCC GAGGAGCAGGCCAACTCCCACCTTACCAAGTTCCGTAAGCTGCAGCATGAGCTGGATGAGGCTGAGGAAAGAGCTGATATTGCAGAGTCTCAAGTCAACAAGCTGAGAGCCAAAAGCCGTGACATAGGCTCCAAG aaAACTCATGATGAAGAGTGA